One genomic region from Nitrospira sp. encodes:
- a CDS encoding type II CAAX endopeptidase family protein, whose protein sequence is MSEQALSIQQLPELPPSDQPAVPKQSTSPYRSRWSLAVSGVCAGILVAALGTILWFSVTSPKLQQFEEPDRALDLMVSRMLDAQDSLRRAPQWQQWLADWTMDSQDEARRQAIQWYRELVETTDDPLSKLRLAILLGESGQETAALAESKGWQSRGPSALLFEQLIEAAYGSQPLDRTYEAELQATLAEALPGGWFYDHLAARLARRADDQDLLVTVEEQSLLREDRGQRWISPLIVFELICLVIGSIMLVGIVGRRGQGIDSLRLHVPGVPPPWPGGTAAAVILRGGALEVVTTVVILSTSLFQHEALRAFAIPLASLPLLILAYVQLLKPAGLTFRDGFGLRIGRENHRRLACVILAVVAAGLWGEWVMGQAAEFLNLNDHWTEWFDQELVWGTPPVMAVSVIEYVVFAPIFEELAFRGLLFAMFRRRFEFLPAALISTTLFALAHGYSLIGFLSVFWSGFLWAWVYERTGSLIPGMVAHATNNLLVCFTVMALLR, encoded by the coding sequence ATGAGCGAACAGGCCCTTTCAATCCAACAATTGCCGGAGCTTCCGCCGTCCGACCAGCCGGCGGTTCCCAAACAATCGACCTCGCCCTATCGTTCTCGATGGTCTCTGGCTGTGAGCGGGGTATGCGCCGGCATCCTGGTCGCGGCGCTCGGCACCATTCTGTGGTTTTCGGTGACTTCTCCAAAACTCCAGCAATTTGAAGAGCCGGATCGCGCGCTTGATCTGATGGTCAGCCGTATGTTGGACGCACAAGACAGCCTTCGTCGAGCGCCGCAATGGCAGCAATGGCTGGCTGATTGGACGATGGACAGCCAGGATGAAGCGAGGAGGCAGGCTATCCAGTGGTACCGGGAACTGGTTGAGACAACCGATGATCCTCTCTCCAAACTTCGGCTGGCTATCCTACTCGGGGAGTCCGGGCAAGAAACGGCGGCACTCGCTGAAAGCAAAGGGTGGCAAAGCCGTGGGCCGTCTGCATTGTTATTCGAACAACTGATAGAAGCTGCGTATGGATCACAGCCACTTGATAGGACATATGAAGCGGAATTACAGGCCACGTTGGCCGAGGCGTTGCCGGGAGGATGGTTCTATGATCATCTTGCCGCGAGGTTGGCACGACGTGCGGACGATCAGGATCTGCTGGTGACGGTTGAAGAGCAGAGCTTGCTCAGGGAGGATCGGGGGCAACGATGGATCAGCCCGTTGATCGTGTTCGAATTGATTTGCCTGGTGATTGGGTCGATCATGCTTGTGGGTATTGTCGGACGGCGGGGACAGGGGATAGACAGCCTGCGTCTCCATGTACCCGGCGTTCCACCCCCTTGGCCTGGAGGAACCGCCGCCGCGGTCATCCTCCGCGGCGGTGCTTTAGAAGTCGTCACGACCGTAGTTATTCTGTCTACTTCGTTATTTCAGCATGAAGCGTTGCGCGCATTCGCCATTCCCTTGGCCAGCCTACCGCTGCTTATCCTTGCGTATGTCCAATTGCTCAAGCCGGCCGGTCTGACTTTTCGAGACGGCTTCGGTCTAAGGATTGGGCGTGAGAACCATCGACGCCTGGCATGCGTCATCCTCGCGGTGGTCGCAGCCGGACTGTGGGGAGAATGGGTCATGGGACAGGCCGCCGAATTCCTGAATTTGAATGATCACTGGACGGAATGGTTTGATCAGGAGCTTGTGTGGGGGACTCCTCCAGTCATGGCCGTGAGCGTGATCGAGTACGTCGTGTTTGCGCCGATCTTCGAGGAATTGGCATTTCGTGGACTACTGTTCGCGATGTTTCGCCGCCGGTTCGAATTCCTTCCTGCCGCGCTGATCAGTACGACTCTCTTTGCACTGGCCCACGGTTATAGCCTGATTGGATTCCTCAGCGTCTTTTGGAGTGGATTCCTCTGGGCGTGGGTCTACGAACGGACAGGGAGCCTGATTCCCGGCATGGTCGCCCACGCAACGAACAACTTGCTCGTGTGCTTCACCGTGATGGCGTTGCTTCGTTGA
- a CDS encoding DUF3365 domain-containing protein, which yields MTSSKRLLCGAVLGCAIGGATVLWTARALPETTSVNIPIELVADYIHAVVEADREVYTKHAVERMQTKGVVAVSEKWEEKNTMPLPIQFLKESGRLVGKKGLGVQYRLISSWPINKRNVVANALESIGLGAVVTNPDRPYKGVTNVGDTRYFEAVYADLAVTQSCAGCHNAHPDSPKRDFKLNDVMGAIVVSIQLAQ from the coding sequence ATGACATCCTCCAAGAGATTGCTGTGCGGAGCCGTACTGGGATGTGCAATAGGAGGCGCGACGGTGCTGTGGACGGCTCGCGCTTTGCCTGAAACCACATCAGTCAACATCCCGATCGAGCTAGTGGCCGATTACATCCACGCGGTCGTCGAGGCTGACCGCGAGGTGTATACCAAGCATGCCGTGGAACGGATGCAAACGAAAGGGGTCGTCGCGGTGTCGGAGAAATGGGAGGAAAAAAACACCATGCCGCTTCCGATCCAATTCCTCAAGGAATCCGGACGCCTCGTCGGCAAGAAGGGCCTTGGGGTGCAGTACCGGCTGATCAGCTCTTGGCCGATCAACAAACGCAATGTGGTGGCGAACGCGCTTGAAAGTATCGGACTCGGCGCCGTCGTGACGAATCCCGATCGTCCCTACAAGGGCGTCACGAATGTCGGTGATACCCGATATTTTGAAGCGGTCTATGCAGATCTGGCCGTCACTCAGTCTTGTGCCGGTTGCCACAATGCCCATCCCGACAGCCCGAAGCGGGACTTCAAGCTTAATGACGTCATGGGTGCGATCGTGGTCAGTATTCAGTTGGCGCAGTAG
- a CDS encoding alanine--glyoxylate aminotransferase family protein, which yields MENFLAPRRLLLGPGPSIVHPRVLEALATPLVGHLDPVFLQAMNDIQALLRHVFSTSNQFTIAVSGTGSAGMEAAVVNVVEPGDAVIVGINGVFGTRLAAIVERCGGKAIRVEVPWGQVIEPDAIAAALQQSSSVKAVALVHAETSTGAWQPLEPISALCRKYNALLIVDAVTSLGGIPVEVDRWGIDVCYSATQKCLSCPPGLAPLTLSERALSIVKNRRSPCQSWYFDLSLIADYWTERNRAYHHTAPISMLYGLREALRLIEEEGLPARFVRHQLNSRALLAGLMALGLDPLPPPDQRLPTLICVTVPAHIDEAAVRSQLLGMFDIEIGGGLGPLKGKVWRIGLMGESSTEANVLTLLNAMEEIGICSGWVSTPGAALQAAAHIYSRGDKL from the coding sequence ATGGAGAATTTTCTCGCCCCACGACGGCTACTGCTGGGGCCGGGCCCCAGCATCGTGCATCCTCGGGTACTAGAAGCCCTGGCAACTCCGCTTGTTGGACATCTGGATCCGGTTTTCTTACAGGCGATGAACGACATCCAAGCGCTCTTGCGCCACGTATTCTCGACGAGCAATCAATTTACAATTGCCGTCTCAGGGACTGGGTCAGCCGGTATGGAAGCTGCGGTCGTGAATGTCGTCGAGCCGGGCGACGCAGTTATCGTGGGCATCAACGGTGTGTTCGGGACCAGACTCGCGGCAATCGTGGAGCGCTGCGGAGGGAAGGCTATTCGAGTGGAAGTTCCGTGGGGGCAGGTGATCGAACCGGATGCGATTGCCGCGGCGCTCCAGCAGTCGAGTTCGGTCAAGGCCGTTGCGTTGGTGCATGCTGAAACTTCGACGGGGGCATGGCAACCCCTCGAACCGATCAGCGCTCTGTGTCGCAAGTACAATGCCCTGCTGATCGTCGATGCGGTCACCTCGCTTGGTGGAATCCCTGTGGAAGTCGATCGGTGGGGCATCGATGTTTGCTACAGCGCCACGCAAAAATGTCTGAGTTGCCCACCCGGCTTGGCTCCCCTTACGTTAAGCGAACGCGCACTGTCCATCGTCAAGAATCGCCGTTCTCCCTGTCAAAGCTGGTATTTTGACCTGTCCCTCATTGCGGATTACTGGACGGAGCGCAACCGTGCCTACCATCATACGGCACCGATTTCGATGCTCTATGGCCTGCGGGAAGCATTGCGTCTGATCGAGGAAGAGGGGCTTCCAGCCAGGTTTGTCCGCCATCAACTAAATAGCCGGGCGCTGCTCGCAGGACTGATGGCTCTCGGTCTCGACCCATTGCCTCCCCCTGATCAGCGGCTTCCGACGCTGATTTGCGTCACCGTTCCAGCGCATATCGATGAGGCAGCGGTCCGCTCCCAATTGCTGGGGATGTTCGACATCGAAATCGGAGGAGGCCTTGGCCCACTCAAGGGAAAGGTCTGGAGAATCGGACTGATGGGAGAATCATCGACTGAGGCCAACGTTCTGACCCTGTTGAACGCAATGGAGGAGATCGGTATTTGTAGCGGTTGGGTCTCAACTCCCGGCGCCGCGCTGCAAGCCGCTGCGCATATCTATAGTAGAGGCGATAAGTTGTGA
- a CDS encoding alpha/beta hydrolase: protein MVLNTVDAQAVTFQQVFANRLSFRVATAGSGDRLILCLHGFPESAVSWRYQIGPLAEAGYLVWAPDLRGYGGTTRPPGMEAYQIESLLDDVTGLLDAAQVQRAILVGHDWGGIIAWYYAMRHAGRVEALVVSNAPHPACFEREVRHWRQLHRSWYMRFFQIPWLPESVLSVGHGYVIGGIFGRMTIYHEQMPDDLVRLYRRQACEPGALTAMVNYYRAALRGGGAMRQRSLGYPTIAVPTLVIWGLQDHALVRQNLDGLDNFVTDLTVVKVADAGHFVHEDKPELVTREMLTWLDLKRV from the coding sequence ATGGTTCTCAATACTGTTGATGCACAAGCAGTGACGTTTCAACAAGTATTCGCAAACCGACTATCCTTTCGAGTGGCGACGGCCGGGTCCGGCGATCGCTTAATACTCTGCCTGCATGGGTTTCCAGAATCCGCCGTCTCATGGCGGTATCAGATAGGACCACTGGCAGAGGCAGGATATCTGGTCTGGGCTCCTGACCTACGCGGATATGGCGGTACAACACGCCCACCAGGCATGGAAGCCTATCAAATTGAATCTTTGCTGGACGATGTCACCGGGCTGCTCGATGCCGCTCAAGTTCAACGCGCCATTCTAGTGGGACATGATTGGGGTGGAATCATCGCCTGGTACTATGCGATGCGGCACGCTGGCCGTGTGGAAGCCCTAGTGGTTTCGAACGCGCCCCACCCGGCCTGTTTTGAACGGGAAGTGCGACACTGGCGTCAGTTGCACCGTTCCTGGTACATGCGCTTTTTTCAAATTCCCTGGCTTCCCGAATCGGTCCTGTCGGTTGGCCATGGTTATGTGATCGGTGGGATCTTTGGGCGTATGACGATTTATCACGAGCAGATGCCTGACGATCTCGTTCGGCTGTATCGACGGCAGGCTTGCGAGCCGGGAGCACTCACGGCCATGGTGAATTACTATCGAGCGGCCTTACGCGGCGGCGGAGCAATGCGTCAACGAAGTTTGGGGTATCCTACTATTGCCGTCCCCACGTTAGTGATCTGGGGTTTGCAAGATCACGCGCTCGTCCGTCAGAATCTTGATGGACTGGATAATTTCGTCACTGATCTGACGGTGGTGAAGGTCGCCGACGCCGGACATTTCGTGCATGAAGACAAGCCTGAGCTGGTCACGCGTGAGATGCTGACCTGGTTGGATCTGAAAAGGGTGTAG
- a CDS encoding DUF5615 family PIN-like protein, with amino-acid sequence MKLYFDEHIHPLVAVMLRERGIDCRTTQEADHLGRSDEDQLRYATAQRRVLVTFDRRDFLILARQWAVINQSHAGLILSTQCPVPELVRYLLRCHTRHQHEDLTDHILWLQNYKEPLSL; translated from the coding sequence ATGAAGCTGTACTTTGACGAACACATTCATCCCCTCGTCGCCGTCATGCTGCGCGAACGGGGAATCGATTGCCGTACCACTCAAGAAGCCGACCATCTTGGACGAAGCGACGAAGATCAATTGCGCTATGCCACGGCACAGAGGCGCGTCCTCGTCACCTTCGACCGGCGAGACTTCTTGATTCTCGCCCGCCAGTGGGCCGTCATAAACCAGAGTCATGCCGGACTCATTCTGTCCACACAATGCCCTGTCCCGGAATTGGTTCGCTATCTGCTTCGCTGCCATACCCGTCATCAGCACGAAGACCTCACCGACCACATCCTCTGGCTACAGAACTACAAAGAACCGCTCAGCCTGTAA
- a CDS encoding DUF433 domain-containing protein, whose amino-acid sequence MLHPHVTMDAAICGGRPHVAGTRFSVHRVVEYVLRQGVTPEELRAAFPHLTLGAIYDALAYYYDNRDEVDAEATADAALDVERG is encoded by the coding sequence GTGCTGCACCCGCATGTCACCATGGACGCCGCAATCTGTGGCGGACGTCCACATGTCGCAGGAACCCGCTTCTCCGTCCATCGTGTGGTCGAGTACGTGCTGCGTCAAGGCGTCACGCCGGAGGAACTGCGAGCAGCATTCCCCCATCTCACGCTGGGAGCCATCTACGACGCCCTTGCCTACTACTACGACAACAGGGACGAGGTCGACGCCGAAGCGACCGCCGATGCCGCGCTGGACGTCGAGCGTGGGTGA
- a CDS encoding BTAD domain-containing putative transcriptional regulator gives MTQRRKSQKTRLAKLTPPTLPVVLKRPRLFRLLDHARTHPITWVSAPAGSGKTTLIASYLKARRLPVCWYRLDESDADPSSFFHFLSLGARTLAPRFRKPLPALTPEYALGLPTFTRRFFQELCARMPRRCVVVLDNYQEVPDQSVLHQLLPHAFQEVPAHVSIIVMSRLDPPPPMASLQSNQTMTQIGAEPLNLFRHEAKALIQLHLKRKADRTIKEFVDEVYHRVGGWAAGLMLTLEHVKSRYATALDRMGDAPEAIFQYLASEIMERLTPDKQELLLRTSVLSDISVPLAERLSNLPHAGAILLALHAGRYFTERRQGADPSYRYHPLFRDFLLHRAQQVLGPIEFRSLQRKAAELLVSTGRIEDGVLLLQAAEDWEGLVPVILAQANGLIEAGRSQTLEMWIRSVPESVRDEIPWLNFWLATTRVSFNPDEAYEIFDNTLAQFCAQDEQVGALLSWCGAVRAVLIRWTGLGRITRLLELFPSIHTEGASYPSIEVEAHVADCMAGAIMQTQPHRSDARRWLDRAVSLSEQLPPAMQTGSRYMTEIYYLWFGDIAAARASLEQSSPHSYGRQWNPITAIFSHATNATLAWFDSEFDLCRMHVEKARELGSRSGLHVWDGLIISQGVAGELLAGNLSAAEALLREVDAATERLGGIHRAHFEHFFSWFKLLRGDFQEALEHIQLSTELIAAAGGNMFGEGVNGVIRAHALRELGQQDRATQWIERVIEIGDRMQSDVIRFGVWMLTAQLAFDRDDEASGLAALQKAFAIGEASGLMQYTGCQPEMMAQLCAKALNAGIHVPFVQRMIKKRRFAPPPGAWLIDAWPWRIKIRTFGKLAVEVDGKPLGKQRKAPHRLLELLAAIIAFGGHDVPVSRLVDALWPEADGDTAQENFKKSIARLRKLLSVDDVIQWQDGKISLNPNLCWVDVWAFDKHSNREDGQAMALYNGPFLGPEEIPAWAESRRDQERTRFVRFVNRHCDKAVAAEKVEEAIQSLEQAIEIDPLAEPLYQWLIPLLMAQGRQADARRYYQACVKAYHRWGNGDLSSETLRLGQSLTH, from the coding sequence GTGACGCAACGAAGAAAGAGCCAAAAGACCAGGCTGGCCAAACTGACCCCGCCGACGCTCCCGGTGGTGCTTAAACGGCCACGACTCTTTCGGCTCCTCGACCATGCTCGAACGCATCCTATTACCTGGGTCTCGGCACCGGCCGGATCAGGAAAGACCACGCTGATAGCGAGTTACCTGAAGGCGCGGCGTTTGCCGGTCTGTTGGTATCGGCTGGATGAATCCGACGCCGATCCGTCCTCCTTCTTTCACTTTCTCAGCCTCGGTGCTAGGACGTTGGCGCCGAGATTTCGAAAACCGCTGCCGGCCCTGACCCCGGAGTATGCGCTGGGGCTGCCAACCTTCACCCGGCGGTTTTTTCAAGAGCTCTGTGCGCGCATGCCCCGACGCTGCGTCGTGGTACTGGATAATTATCAAGAGGTACCAGATCAGTCCGTGCTGCATCAATTGTTACCCCATGCGTTCCAGGAGGTACCGGCCCACGTCTCCATTATTGTGATGAGCCGTCTGGATCCTCCACCGCCGATGGCGTCTCTGCAATCTAATCAAACAATGACTCAGATCGGTGCTGAACCGCTGAACCTCTTTAGGCACGAAGCAAAGGCACTTATCCAATTGCATTTAAAACGGAAAGCAGACCGCACCATAAAAGAGTTTGTTGATGAGGTCTACCATCGAGTGGGAGGATGGGCAGCAGGACTAATGCTGACGCTGGAGCATGTCAAAAGCCGTTACGCCACGGCCCTGGATCGTATGGGAGATGCCCCGGAGGCCATCTTTCAATACCTGGCCAGTGAGATCATGGAACGGCTCACGCCTGACAAACAAGAGTTGTTACTCAGAACATCAGTCCTGTCCGATATCAGCGTGCCGCTGGCGGAACGATTGTCGAATCTGCCTCACGCCGGCGCCATCCTCTTGGCGCTGCATGCCGGGCGCTATTTCACCGAGCGTCGTCAGGGGGCAGACCCGTCGTATCGGTACCATCCACTCTTCCGGGATTTTCTCCTGCATCGGGCGCAGCAGGTCTTGGGTCCCATTGAATTCCGATCGCTCCAGCGGAAAGCGGCGGAGTTGCTCGTGAGCACCGGTCGCATCGAGGACGGGGTGCTGTTGCTCCAGGCAGCGGAAGATTGGGAAGGGCTGGTGCCGGTCATTCTGGCGCAGGCGAACGGCTTGATCGAGGCAGGACGTAGTCAAACTTTGGAGATGTGGATACGCAGCGTGCCTGAATCGGTGCGCGACGAAATCCCCTGGCTGAATTTCTGGCTGGCAACCACCAGGGTGTCATTCAACCCGGACGAAGCGTACGAAATCTTTGACAATACGCTGGCGCAATTTTGCGCGCAGGATGAACAGGTTGGCGCCTTGTTGTCGTGGTGTGGAGCGGTCCGGGCGGTCTTGATACGGTGGACCGGCCTTGGTCGGATCACAAGACTATTGGAGTTGTTCCCGAGCATCCACACAGAAGGTGCGTCCTATCCATCTATTGAGGTCGAAGCTCACGTTGCAGACTGCATGGCGGGTGCCATCATGCAAACCCAGCCGCACAGGAGTGATGCGAGGAGGTGGTTGGATCGGGCGGTCAGTCTGAGCGAGCAACTGCCGCCGGCCATGCAAACCGGCTCCCGGTACATGACGGAAATCTATTATCTGTGGTTCGGGGATATCGCTGCGGCCAGAGCAAGTCTGGAACAATCCTCTCCCCACTCGTATGGGCGCCAGTGGAATCCGATCACTGCCATCTTTTCTCATGCGACCAACGCAACCCTTGCCTGGTTCGACAGCGAATTCGATCTATGCCGTATGCACGTCGAAAAGGCAAGAGAGTTGGGGAGCCGATCGGGCCTTCATGTGTGGGACGGTCTCATCATCAGCCAAGGGGTGGCCGGGGAATTACTGGCTGGGAACTTGTCTGCCGCGGAAGCGCTCTTGCGAGAAGTCGATGCCGCCACTGAACGACTTGGGGGAATTCATCGAGCCCATTTTGAACACTTCTTTTCGTGGTTCAAGCTTTTACGGGGCGATTTTCAAGAAGCGTTAGAACATATCCAACTATCAACCGAGTTGATCGCAGCGGCAGGCGGAAACATGTTTGGTGAGGGCGTCAATGGAGTGATCAGGGCTCATGCTTTACGTGAGCTTGGTCAACAGGATAGGGCGACACAATGGATTGAACGGGTCATAGAGATCGGTGATCGGATGCAGAGTGATGTCATTCGGTTCGGAGTATGGATGCTGACCGCGCAACTGGCTTTTGATCGGGATGATGAGGCGTCGGGTCTCGCTGCGCTCCAGAAAGCCTTCGCGATCGGAGAGGCGTCAGGCTTGATGCAGTATACAGGATGCCAGCCAGAAATGATGGCACAGCTATGCGCCAAGGCTCTGAATGCCGGGATCCACGTACCCTTCGTGCAACGCATGATCAAGAAACGTCGGTTCGCCCCCCCACCGGGGGCGTGGTTGATCGACGCCTGGCCCTGGCGGATCAAGATTCGGACGTTCGGGAAACTGGCGGTGGAGGTGGACGGCAAGCCGCTGGGGAAACAACGCAAGGCGCCCCATCGATTGCTGGAATTACTGGCTGCGATCATTGCCTTCGGCGGGCACGACGTGCCGGTGTCCCGCTTGGTCGATGCACTCTGGCCAGAGGCCGATGGAGACACGGCTCAGGAGAACTTCAAAAAATCGATCGCCCGTTTGCGCAAACTTCTTTCCGTTGACGATGTCATTCAGTGGCAAGACGGCAAGATCTCGCTGAATCCGAACCTCTGCTGGGTCGATGTGTGGGCGTTCGACAAGCACTCCAACCGCGAAGACGGGCAAGCCATGGCGCTCTACAACGGCCCCTTCCTCGGGCCTGAGGAAATTCCGGCTTGGGCTGAGTCTCGGCGAGATCAAGAACGAACCAGATTCGTTCGCTTCGTGAACCGCCACTGCGACAAGGCTGTAGCTGCAGAAAAAGTGGAAGAAGCGATTCAGTCTCTCGAACAAGCCATCGAAATCGATCCTCTGGCCGAACCTCTCTATCAATGGCTGATTCCGTTACTCATGGCGCAAGGCCGCCAAGCCGATGCGCGACGGTACTATCAGGCTTGCGTAAAGGCCTATCATCGATGGGGAAACGGAGACCTTTCCTCTGAAACCCTCCGCCTTGGACAGAGCCTCACTCATTGA
- a CDS encoding putative quinol monooxygenase, whose product MTPDTSLRVIARVRAKTEHVAQVREILSALVEPTRGESGCLSYELLRNSADPAGFVFVEKWASAPEERAHFATPHVSVALQRLVGLLAAEPEICRYSPLK is encoded by the coding sequence ATGACCCCAGACACTTCCCTCCGAGTGATTGCCCGTGTCAGGGCTAAGACTGAGCACGTCGCACAGGTTCGGGAAATCTTATCTGCTCTTGTTGAACCGACACGCGGCGAATCGGGATGCCTCAGTTACGAGCTTCTGAGGAATAGTGCCGATCCAGCCGGGTTTGTGTTTGTTGAGAAATGGGCGAGTGCACCGGAAGAACGTGCGCATTTCGCCACTCCGCACGTCTCCGTTGCGCTACAACGGTTGGTGGGACTTCTGGCCGCCGAGCCGGAGATCTGTCGGTACAGTCCCCTAAAGTGA
- a CDS encoding amidohydrolase family protein: MIAIHQARLIDGTGDLHDKATLVVRGTKILAVGPSNEVRIPKGAVRIDGRGLSIIPGLIDCHVHLCLGGEPDVVGTLESEQPSYTLLKSAIHAKATIDAGFTTVRDVGSRDHSIFTLKQAIESGLMPGPRIIGAGRAICMIGGHARFIGQEVEGTEQVRRVVAEQVAAGAGVIKIIASGGVLTPGTSPDEAQMTMEELAAAVDAAQQAGRRVAAHAHGAAGMKNAINAGVRSIEHATLLDDESGALMKRYGVYMVPTLSALATTAACRPGCGIPESALAKAKAMTRRHQASFKAAHRSGIAIAMGTDAGTPFNYHGDNAQELERMVAFGMTPMEAIVASTATAAQLIGIQDSVGTLIKGMEADLVILKGNPLRRIGVLRDRDKIVGVMKAGKFVAGALSQM, translated from the coding sequence ATGATTGCCATTCATCAGGCGCGCCTCATCGATGGGACGGGAGACCTTCACGACAAGGCGACACTCGTCGTGCGCGGCACAAAGATCTTGGCGGTCGGCCCAAGCAACGAAGTTAGAATTCCCAAAGGAGCAGTCCGTATCGACGGTCGTGGCCTTTCAATTATTCCAGGACTCATCGACTGTCATGTCCATCTTTGCTTGGGCGGAGAGCCGGATGTCGTCGGCACGCTCGAATCAGAGCAGCCTTCCTATACGTTGCTGAAGTCGGCCATACATGCGAAGGCGACGATCGACGCCGGATTTACCACAGTGCGCGATGTTGGATCCCGGGATCATTCTATCTTCACGCTGAAACAGGCCATCGAATCGGGCTTGATGCCTGGGCCACGCATCATCGGCGCAGGACGCGCCATCTGCATGATCGGTGGCCACGCACGGTTCATCGGCCAGGAAGTGGAAGGCACTGAGCAGGTCAGGCGGGTTGTGGCGGAACAGGTTGCAGCCGGTGCAGGGGTCATCAAGATCATTGCCTCGGGGGGAGTGCTGACGCCCGGCACTTCGCCGGACGAGGCCCAAATGACGATGGAAGAGTTAGCGGCAGCGGTCGATGCGGCACAGCAAGCTGGGAGAAGAGTCGCCGCCCATGCCCACGGTGCCGCCGGAATGAAAAACGCGATCAATGCAGGGGTCCGGTCGATCGAACATGCCACTTTGTTGGATGACGAGTCGGGAGCGCTCATGAAGCGCTATGGAGTCTACATGGTCCCTACCCTTTCGGCTCTGGCTACGACGGCGGCCTGTCGGCCAGGCTGCGGCATTCCCGAAAGTGCATTGGCGAAAGCCAAAGCCATGACCAGGCGGCACCAGGCCAGCTTCAAAGCAGCCCATCGAAGCGGCATCGCCATCGCCATGGGTACCGATGCCGGAACCCCATTCAATTACCATGGAGACAACGCGCAGGAGCTTGAACGGATGGTTGCTTTTGGCATGACGCCAATGGAAGCCATTGTCGCCTCGACCGCCACGGCTGCCCAGCTCATCGGGATTCAGGATTCAGTCGGAACACTGATCAAAGGAATGGAAGCTGATCTTGTGATCCTGAAAGGGAACCCACTCAGACGGATCGGGGTGCTGCGGGACCGGGACAAGATTGTGGGCGTGATGAAAGCGGGCAAGTTCGTGGCAGGAGCGCTCTCACAAATGTAA
- a CDS encoding 2OG-Fe(II) oxygenase codes for MNKEELDPGKVFVLHEFLSRDECESLIRRSESFSYEIGTVGGVVAEGVRSNERVLVDDKPLADALFRRAAPWLPEVVESRRLVGFNERWRFYRYRPGQTFQPHRDGSYMSLETSQKSEVTFLMYLNDEMSGGETRFFADMEHVVRGCPYLTVKPMTGAALVFLHSIWHEGAVVRSGEKYVLRTDVMYKLLPDA; via the coding sequence ATGAACAAGGAAGAGCTCGATCCTGGCAAGGTGTTCGTACTACACGAGTTTCTATCGAGAGACGAGTGTGAGTCGCTGATTCGACGGAGCGAGAGTTTCAGTTACGAGATTGGAACCGTCGGCGGTGTCGTCGCCGAGGGAGTTAGAAGCAATGAGCGCGTCTTGGTCGATGACAAACCTCTGGCGGACGCGTTGTTCCGCCGCGCCGCGCCATGGCTTCCCGAAGTGGTCGAAAGTCGTCGCCTGGTTGGGTTCAACGAACGCTGGCGGTTTTACCGATATCGCCCAGGGCAGACCTTTCAGCCACATCGGGACGGCTCATACATGTCGCTTGAAACCTCCCAGAAAAGCGAGGTGACGTTCTTGATGTATCTGAACGACGAAATGAGCGGGGGCGAAACGAGGTTCTTTGCGGACATGGAGCATGTGGTTCGAGGATGTCCCTACCTGACTGTGAAGCCGATGACGGGAGCGGCGCTGGTCTTCCTCCACTCCATCTGGCATGAAGGGGCTGTCGTACGGAGTGGAGAGAAGTATGTGCTGCGTACCGATGTGATGTACAAGTTGTTACCAGACGCTTAA
- a CDS encoding rhodanese-like domain-containing protein translates to MSTPILLLPPIFIMGATLVISPPIFAQSFPPIVKQKVEAAQRQVKTIGMEEYRNLVENPSAAVIVDVREPHEYAAGHVPGAINIPRGLLEFKIWSHVGFPANTEMDRPLILQCQSGSRASLAAQSLQGLGFTQTTAVVMNLDEWQKAGHPFTK, encoded by the coding sequence ATGAGCACACCTATCCTATTATTACCGCCGATCTTCATCATGGGCGCAACGCTGGTCATTTCTCCACCGATCTTCGCACAGAGTTTTCCTCCCATCGTGAAACAGAAAGTTGAAGCAGCGCAGAGGCAGGTGAAAACAATCGGCATGGAAGAGTATCGGAATCTAGTTGAGAATCCAAGTGCCGCCGTGATTGTGGACGTACGAGAGCCGCACGAGTACGCCGCAGGGCATGTACCTGGAGCAATCAATATTCCTCGCGGCCTGCTCGAGTTCAAAATCTGGAGCCATGTCGGCTTTCCAGCGAACACCGAAATGGACCGTCCTCTCATTTTGCAATGTCAGAGCGGCAGTCGCGCCTCCCTTGCGGCACAATCGCTTCAAGGTCTGGGGTTCACGCAAACGACGGCCGTCGTCATGAACCTCGACGAGTGGCAAAAGGCCGGCCATCCATTTACAAAATAA